CAGAGAGGCCGCCGCAAATATTGTGAGTGTTTCCGAGAATGCCGCCCGCGAAAATGTGAACAGCAATAAAGCCGTGATTAATGACGCAAATTTTCTCATGATATTTTCTCCTTCTCTTGATGGAAAGCATAACCGTTTCCCGTTATACTCTGAGGCCGTTAATGACCGTCGGCCAAGCTGCCATAGAATTATCTTTAGGCTGAATGGCTCGGATTATCGTTAAGCCAGATTCTATAATCTTCCGGCGTGTTAATGTTCCGTAAAAACTCCCGCCCCCTTTCGTTAATGTCAACATAATGAACGTCAATACGACTCAGAAATTTTTTCACGCTGAAATCTCCCGACCTCAAAGACTCCCGAATCATTCCCGCGCATGACACGCTATATATTCCCGTGAGAGGCTGAATATTCCCGTCAATCACAGGCACAGCGCACAAATCATTTTCACGGAGCTGTGAGAAAAGCTCATCGATAAATCCCGCGTCAATATCAGGAACATCACAGGGAGTCGTGAAAACGTATTGAGTCTCAGACATCATCAGAGCCGTATAGATTCCTCCGAGAGGCCCGCAATCTTTCAGCAAATCCGGCCATGTGGGAAAATCGTACCCGTAAATTTGAGTCTCATCTCTCACGGACAATGAA
This DNA window, taken from Synergistaceae bacterium, encodes the following:
- a CDS encoding molybdenum cofactor guanylyltransferase, giving the protein MTKRESTAVILCGGLSSRMGTPKHKLFLDRIISQLEGFRIISLSVRDETQIYGYDFPTWPDLLKDCGPLGGIYTALMMSETQYVFTTPCDVPDIDAGFIDELFSQLRENDLCAVPVIDGNIQPLTGIYSVSCAGMIRESLRSGDFSVKKFLSRIDVHYVDINERGREFLRNINTPEDYRIWLNDNPSHSA